Proteins encoded within one genomic window of Rossellomorea vietnamensis:
- a CDS encoding amino acid permease: MSKCTNQTNLSWWQLSFIGVGCIIGTGYFLGSAIPIQKAGSSVLIAYLVAGIGTWMVFQALAKLTAHHPEKGSFRTYAKQAYGSWAGFSNGWVYWSAEMLIMGSQLTALALFAQFWFPEIPLWIFTAGFACLGLVIILMGVRKVEQMENVFGVMKAAAIVMFIIIAGAAMFGFLGDGSSGRVLQSPMNEVLPHEGKGLWLALLFAFYGFGGIEVMGLMAKELKDPKEAPKSGNIMLLILTVLYILSFYLVLKLVPASRIDPNESPFLTALDQYSIPWVPHLFNAVLIIAGFSTMVASLYAVTTMLVALAEEGDAPRIFAKKGKMEVPLPAFGLTTLVVALSIVVAMLLPDKLFEYITTAAGLMLLYTWLFILASFHKLMSRTAWDLTRSIIALLLILFAISGTLLDEVSRVGFFVSLGFIILIAVAAFIKEKRVKA; encoded by the coding sequence ATGAGCAAATGTACGAATCAGACAAATCTTTCATGGTGGCAGCTCTCTTTCATCGGGGTGGGCTGCATCATCGGAACCGGTTATTTCCTTGGCTCTGCCATTCCGATTCAAAAAGCGGGTTCCTCGGTTCTCATTGCCTATTTGGTTGCAGGGATCGGAACCTGGATGGTATTCCAGGCACTCGCTAAACTGACGGCACATCACCCGGAAAAAGGTTCATTCCGGACATATGCTAAGCAAGCTTATGGTTCCTGGGCAGGGTTCAGTAATGGATGGGTGTATTGGTCGGCCGAAATGTTGATCATGGGGAGCCAGTTAACGGCTCTCGCCCTCTTCGCTCAATTTTGGTTCCCAGAAATCCCCCTTTGGATATTCACGGCCGGATTTGCCTGCCTGGGGTTGGTCATCATCCTGATGGGAGTCCGGAAAGTGGAACAAATGGAGAATGTGTTTGGAGTGATGAAAGCCGCCGCCATCGTCATGTTCATCATCATTGCCGGTGCCGCCATGTTCGGCTTTCTGGGGGACGGGTCTTCGGGTCGGGTTCTTCAATCCCCTATGAATGAAGTACTCCCGCATGAGGGAAAAGGCTTATGGCTCGCCCTTCTTTTTGCCTTCTATGGATTCGGGGGTATTGAAGTGATGGGTCTGATGGCCAAGGAACTGAAGGATCCCAAGGAAGCTCCGAAATCAGGGAATATTATGCTGTTGATATTGACGGTCCTTTATATACTTTCCTTCTATCTCGTTTTAAAGCTGGTTCCGGCAAGCAGGATCGACCCAAATGAAAGTCCCTTCCTGACCGCCCTCGATCAATACAGCATTCCGTGGGTCCCCCACCTATTCAATGCCGTGTTGATCATTGCCGGATTTTCTACCATGGTCGCTTCTTTATACGCTGTCACCACGATGCTCGTGGCTCTGGCCGAAGAAGGCGATGCCCCCCGTATCTTCGCCAAAAAGGGAAAAATGGAAGTCCCGCTGCCCGCTTTCGGTCTGACTACTCTCGTCGTGGCTCTATCCATTGTCGTCGCCATGCTGCTTCCGGATAAACTCTTTGAATATATCACTACGGCTGCAGGACTGATGCTTCTTTATACGTGGCTTTTCATCCTGGCTTCCTTTCACAAACTTATGAGCCGGACTGCCTGGGATCTGACCCGTTCCATCATTGCCCTGCTTCTCATCCTTTTTGCCATCAGCGGCACTCTTCTTGATGAAGTGAGCCGCGTCGGTTTTTTTGTCAGTCTTGGATTCATCATCTTGATTGCAGTGGCTGCATTCATAAAAGAAAAAAGAGTTAAAGCCTGA
- a CDS encoding arginine deiminase family protein, with protein sequence MEKIHPNCWNEHGELKTVMVCSPSSVDVPDQRTADYVGWEKPVNQEKAKENHEEMKRAMENAGAKVIDYSDYLTDEVRDLNQQLINRVFVRDLACVYGKTVIPGDAGTTMRAPEYIHSHELFQTWFEEKTFSIRDNNRLKALENGDVFVLNKDTVFINTGLRSSIESIEALKEKIFQAGFSEIGIIDLPRTGETMHLDMNCNVAGGNLLIAKSYMRLFPVRIVSEMGGRYVMMEEFIKRQGFEVLWTDDIKHTVADINFLNLDPETLLISTKANKSILKDHPFLKGKRLIEVDVNELEKGGGGIRCMTLPFERG encoded by the coding sequence ATGGAAAAGATTCATCCGAATTGCTGGAACGAACATGGAGAATTGAAGACGGTCATGGTATGCTCGCCTTCATCAGTGGATGTACCGGATCAAAGAACCGCGGATTATGTCGGCTGGGAGAAGCCGGTTAACCAGGAGAAAGCGAAGGAAAACCACGAAGAGATGAAGAGAGCCATGGAGAACGCGGGGGCAAAGGTCATTGATTACTCCGATTACCTTACAGATGAGGTCAGGGACTTGAATCAACAGCTCATCAATCGTGTGTTTGTAAGGGATCTCGCCTGTGTGTACGGGAAAACGGTGATTCCGGGTGATGCGGGCACTACGATGAGGGCTCCCGAGTATATTCACAGTCATGAATTATTTCAAACCTGGTTTGAGGAGAAGACGTTTTCCATTCGGGATAATAACCGTTTGAAGGCATTGGAGAACGGGGATGTATTTGTGTTGAACAAGGACACCGTTTTCATTAATACGGGTCTTAGATCCAGCATCGAAAGCATAGAAGCATTGAAGGAGAAGATCTTTCAGGCGGGGTTTTCGGAAATCGGGATCATCGACTTACCCCGGACGGGTGAAACGATGCATCTGGACATGAATTGCAATGTTGCAGGTGGAAATCTTCTCATTGCCAAAAGCTATATGAGGCTGTTCCCTGTCCGGATCGTCTCTGAAATGGGAGGACGGTACGTGATGATGGAGGAATTCATCAAACGTCAGGGCTTCGAGGTATTATGGACGGATGACATAAAGCATACGGTCGCGGATATCAATTTTCTGAATCTGGACCCGGAAACCCTGCTGATCAGCACGAAGGCCAATAAGAGCATTTTAAAGGATCATCCGTTTTTAAAAGGAAAGAGACTGATTGAAGTGGATGTGAATGAGCTTGAAAAAGGCGGGGGCGGGATCAGGTGCATGACGCTGCCGTTTGAGAGAGGCTGA
- a CDS encoding DoxX family protein: protein MKNRVEWSLLVGRIILGIIMVAHGMQKIMGMEKTIGMFDQIGLPPIMAYTTAIIEAVAGLTLIIGFYVIPSAIALAITMFGAIILVKFKMGLIGGYEFPLALLGLSVMLSIAGSNKWSLMNVINKQREKEASENPSLSSGR, encoded by the coding sequence ATGAAGAATCGAGTGGAGTGGTCTCTGCTTGTTGGCCGAATCATCTTAGGGATTATCATGGTGGCACATGGCATGCAAAAAATCATGGGCATGGAAAAGACGATCGGAATGTTTGATCAAATCGGGTTACCGCCTATTATGGCATATACAACGGCAATTATTGAAGCAGTTGCAGGACTTACGCTGATCATTGGATTTTATGTTATTCCTTCAGCTATAGCCTTGGCCATAACGATGTTTGGAGCCATCATATTGGTCAAATTTAAAATGGGTCTGATTGGAGGATATGAATTTCCTTTAGCATTATTGGGTCTCTCTGTTATGCTCTCCATAGCAGGAAGTAATAAATGGTCATTAATGAACGTCATTAATAAGCAACGCGAAAAAGAGGCATCTGAAAATCCTTCTTTGTCATCGGGGAGGTAA
- a CDS encoding GGDEF domain-containing protein has translation MLEHLFINICIFISFLYFAGIVLRNPQKSPIPMKVLIGSFSGVLGLALMYFAIPLDYNSIVDLRHLAIVTTAVYIGWIPALLSASIITVARMIMFGVTQEAIVAAIGMLVIGITSSVLSLLPYRRLVKIQIMNMAALMIIFISLQSNIGLLNALKIISFHTITSILVGFIIYFIAEQIKRSNEQYHQLEQNATKDFLTSLNNVRQFDVSYNQALKHAQERHEKLSLLLIDIDHFKNVNDTFGHQAGDEVLKGLGKVLTHHSRSFDIVSRNGGEEFSILLIDCPHSHGMVIAERLREAVERHSFRISEEQSIHITISVGVSTFPDTVSPAGEEIFEQADKALYLAKRTGRNKVCDFNMVQAVT, from the coding sequence ATGTTAGAGCATTTATTCATCAACATATGTATTTTCATATCCTTTTTGTACTTTGCCGGGATTGTGTTGAGAAATCCACAGAAATCACCGATTCCAATGAAAGTATTGATTGGGTCCTTCTCCGGGGTCCTTGGATTGGCTCTCATGTATTTTGCCATTCCCTTGGATTACAATAGTATAGTGGACCTGAGGCATTTAGCGATCGTGACCACCGCCGTCTATATCGGCTGGATTCCTGCCCTTCTTTCCGCCTCCATCATCACAGTCGCCAGAATGATCATGTTCGGAGTCACGCAGGAAGCGATTGTGGCGGCAATCGGTATGTTGGTTATCGGGATCACCTCAAGCGTATTAAGCTTGCTCCCTTACCGGAGACTAGTGAAGATTCAGATTATGAACATGGCCGCCCTGATGATCATTTTCATCTCGTTACAAAGCAACATAGGGCTCTTGAATGCATTGAAAATCATTTCCTTTCATACGATTACTTCTATCCTGGTCGGCTTTATCATTTATTTTATTGCCGAGCAGATCAAACGTTCAAATGAACAATATCATCAGCTGGAACAGAATGCGACGAAAGATTTCCTCACCAGTCTCAATAATGTCCGGCAATTTGATGTAAGTTATAATCAAGCTTTGAAGCATGCCCAGGAAAGACATGAAAAACTGTCCCTGCTCCTCATCGATATTGATCATTTCAAAAATGTGAATGATACATTCGGTCACCAGGCAGGGGATGAAGTGCTAAAAGGACTCGGAAAGGTATTGACCCACCATTCCAGATCTTTCGATATCGTATCCAGAAATGGAGGGGAAGAGTTCAGTATCCTTCTGATCGACTGTCCCCACAGCCATGGGATGGTCATTGCGGAAAGACTTCGGGAAGCGGTGGAACGACACTCCTTTAGAATTTCTGAAGAGCAGTCCATTCACATTACGATTTCCGTCGGAGTATCCACTTTCCCGGATACTGTTTCACCTGCGGGAGAAGAGATTTTTGAACAAGCAGATAAAGCCCTTTACCTGGCGAAACGAACAGGCAGGAATAAAGTGTGCGATTTTAATATGGTTCAAGCCGTCACATGA
- a CDS encoding M4 family metallopeptidase — MSKKKLVSLALGTSLVFSASFTGASAFAQSSDSITSKMDIHQKVMNIDKKGPSFLSGKLSKGIVKNDQDVKKFIKDNKELFAVDPHSELTLLEKTTDDLGMSHYRFTQSVDGVPVDGAIFIVHTNKKNEVTATTGQLYKEASKKVTKTKSKINQKSATDLAWKHIGLSKADTLKGAQNEFSIDAKKDSKVENTTEKNDLVIHEKDGKFTLAYKVQLQFIEPYGANWQIYVDAKDGSIVEAFNAVTDAATTGSGYGVLDDYKTLNTYSSNGTYYLYDVTKPMNGVIETFTAQNGSSLPGYYSVDSNNSWTAYSQAADVDAHAYAGKVYDYYKNTHNRNSFDNNGATIRSTVHYGSNYNNAFWNGSQMVYGDGDGSTFTSLSGALDVVAHELTHAVTERTAGLQYQYQSGALNESFSDVFGYFLDPGDYLMGEDVYTPGISGDALRSLSNPSKYGQPEHMNNYVNTSSDNGGVHTNSGIPNKAAYNTISSIGKAKAEKIYYRALTVYLTPTSNFSYARAALLQSAADLYGSGSSTYNSVKAAWDAVGVY, encoded by the coding sequence ATGTCGAAAAAGAAATTAGTTAGTTTAGCACTAGGTACTTCTCTTGTATTCAGCGCATCTTTTACAGGTGCCTCCGCATTCGCCCAGTCTTCAGATTCGATTACTTCGAAAATGGACATTCATCAAAAGGTCATGAACATAGATAAAAAAGGGCCAAGCTTCCTATCTGGGAAACTATCAAAAGGTATTGTAAAGAACGATCAAGACGTGAAAAAGTTCATAAAAGACAATAAAGAGCTTTTTGCCGTCGATCCCCATTCTGAACTGACATTACTTGAAAAGACGACAGATGATCTTGGAATGTCTCATTATCGATTCACTCAATCAGTGGACGGTGTGCCTGTTGATGGAGCCATCTTCATTGTCCATACAAATAAAAAGAATGAAGTAACGGCTACAACCGGTCAGCTTTATAAAGAAGCTTCTAAAAAGGTGACCAAGACCAAATCCAAAATCAATCAAAAATCCGCGACGGATCTTGCCTGGAAGCATATCGGTCTATCTAAAGCCGACACTTTGAAAGGGGCTCAAAACGAGTTCAGCATTGATGCAAAGAAAGACAGTAAAGTTGAAAACACTACTGAGAAAAATGATCTTGTGATCCATGAAAAGGATGGAAAGTTCACTCTTGCTTATAAAGTGCAACTTCAGTTCATCGAGCCTTATGGAGCAAACTGGCAGATCTATGTGGATGCCAAAGACGGATCGATTGTTGAAGCGTTCAATGCTGTGACAGATGCAGCGACAACCGGAAGCGGTTACGGAGTTTTAGATGACTATAAAACTCTTAATACTTACTCTTCAAATGGAACTTATTACTTATATGATGTGACGAAACCAATGAATGGTGTCATCGAGACCTTTACGGCTCAAAATGGATCAAGCCTTCCGGGGTACTATTCAGTAGATAGCAATAACTCCTGGACCGCTTATTCCCAGGCCGCTGATGTCGATGCCCATGCGTATGCCGGTAAAGTCTATGACTATTATAAAAACACACATAACCGCAACAGTTTCGACAACAACGGAGCGACCATCCGCTCCACTGTCCATTATGGATCCAACTACAATAATGCGTTCTGGAATGGTTCCCAAATGGTCTATGGTGACGGGGATGGGTCGACTTTCACATCTCTTTCCGGTGCACTTGATGTCGTGGCCCACGAGCTGACTCATGCCGTGACGGAGCGTACTGCCGGATTACAATATCAATATCAATCCGGGGCCCTGAACGAATCATTCTCTGATGTGTTTGGATACTTCTTGGATCCGGGCGATTACTTAATGGGTGAAGACGTCTACACACCTGGCATCTCGGGAGATGCGCTGCGCAGTCTTTCAAACCCATCTAAATATGGACAACCGGAACATATGAATAACTATGTGAACACTTCTTCCGATAACGGTGGTGTTCATACAAACTCCGGTATCCCGAATAAAGCTGCTTACAACACGATCTCAAGCATCGGTAAAGCCAAAGCAGAGAAAATCTACTATCGTGCCCTGACTGTTTACTTAACACCAACAAGTAATTTCAGTTATGCACGTGCTGCCCTTCTTCAATCAGCAGCTGACCTGTACGGAAGTGGAAGCTCCACTTACAATTCCGTTAAAGCAGCATGGGATGCTGTCGGGGTTTATTAA
- a CDS encoding TIGR01777 family oxidoreductase has translation MKKKIVIAGGTGFIGQYLQKKFLAKGFKVTIISRQSPHVSWDRHDEIVQSLEDADMLINLAGKSVDCRYNEKNKAYIFKSRTDTTNILGEALLQCQNPPPLWINSSTATIYRHAEDRPMTEEEGDIGTGFSVEVAKEWEKAFFSFSLPGTRQAALRIAIVLGPDGGVMTPYKNLVRFGLGGVQGPGTQKFSWIHVEDLYRIILFLNEEKELSGVFNCASPDPVTNRELMANLRNVMNKKIGLPTPKWMLEAGAVFIKTETELVLKSRWVIPERLEKAGFVFQYDTLEKALRQIIVE, from the coding sequence GTGAAAAAGAAAATTGTCATAGCAGGGGGAACAGGCTTTATCGGCCAGTATCTTCAGAAGAAGTTTCTCGCGAAGGGCTTTAAAGTGACCATCATTTCAAGACAGTCTCCCCATGTTTCCTGGGACCGCCACGATGAAATCGTTCAGTCATTAGAGGATGCAGATATGCTCATCAATCTTGCAGGGAAGTCAGTCGACTGTCGGTACAATGAAAAGAATAAAGCGTACATTTTCAAATCCAGGACGGACACGACGAACATATTGGGGGAGGCTCTTTTACAATGTCAGAATCCACCTCCTTTATGGATCAATTCCAGTACGGCCACGATCTATCGTCATGCAGAGGACCGGCCGATGACGGAGGAAGAGGGCGATATCGGCACAGGCTTTTCCGTTGAAGTAGCAAAGGAATGGGAGAAAGCATTCTTTTCCTTTTCATTACCCGGGACGCGGCAGGCTGCTTTACGGATCGCGATCGTATTGGGACCGGATGGCGGTGTGATGACACCGTACAAAAACCTTGTCAGGTTTGGTCTCGGAGGTGTGCAGGGACCGGGAACCCAGAAATTCAGCTGGATTCATGTAGAAGACCTGTACCGGATTATCCTTTTTTTGAATGAAGAGAAGGAGTTAAGCGGAGTGTTCAACTGTGCCTCGCCGGATCCAGTCACCAATCGTGAACTCATGGCAAACCTAAGGAACGTGATGAACAAGAAGATAGGGCTTCCGACCCCGAAATGGATGCTTGAAGCAGGTGCGGTGTTCATCAAAACGGAAACCGAACTGGTCCTGAAAAGCAGATGGGTCATCCCGGAACGGCTGGAGAAAGCAGGTTTCGTCTTTCAGTACGATACACTTGAAAAGGCACTGAGACAGATCATTGTGGAGTGA
- a CDS encoding winged helix-turn-helix transcriptional regulator — protein sequence MKQLNPEYQCAIDLVINVIGGKWKVLILWNLNEGVKRFNELKRSLPNITQKMLTQQLRELEEHGLVERTVYQEVPPKVEYSTTEMGKKLQATLFEMCKWGDEYAEQKGIGMNRCWTTYDFMESE from the coding sequence ATGAAACAACTCAACCCCGAATACCAATGTGCCATCGACCTCGTGATCAATGTTATCGGAGGAAAATGGAAGGTACTTATACTATGGAATTTAAATGAAGGTGTAAAGAGATTCAATGAATTGAAGCGGTCCCTGCCGAACATCACCCAGAAGATGCTCACACAGCAGCTGCGGGAGCTGGAAGAACACGGACTGGTCGAACGTACGGTGTATCAGGAAGTCCCGCCGAAAGTCGAATATTCGACGACTGAGATGGGGAAGAAACTCCAGGCCACGCTATTTGAGATGTGTAAATGGGGAGATGAATATGCCGAGCAGAAAGGGATCGGGATGAACCGCTGCTGGACGACGTATGATTTCATGGAGAGTGAGTAA
- a CDS encoding zinc-binding dehydrogenase yields MKALLLKDKGLWKDMKVEEIETPSPQKGELLVEVYAVGLNPVDYKTATNGMPVWSYPHILGLDVAGVVVQVGEGVTDFKEGDRVVYHGDFTKKGGYAEFATITAHTASRIPDNVSFEDAAALPTAGYTAYQAIHRKLPLDNIETILIHGGAGGVGGFGVQLAKLAGKTVISTASRHNHDYVKSLGADYCVDYREEDVTAKIMEITDGRGVDAVVDAVSRQSATDSLDALAYMGHMVYIAGAPDFTKIKSFTKVVSYHEIALAAAHQTEDFKAQKDFAVIGDEMLYLLEQGKLDAMLKETVTLEEVPEALGRLSERHVKGKIVAKLK; encoded by the coding sequence TTGAAAGCTTTATTATTGAAAGATAAAGGTTTATGGAAAGACATGAAGGTGGAGGAAATCGAAACACCTTCACCGCAAAAAGGAGAACTTCTCGTGGAGGTCTATGCCGTCGGATTGAACCCGGTTGACTACAAGACAGCCACGAATGGGATGCCTGTCTGGTCCTATCCGCATATCCTCGGTTTGGATGTGGCGGGAGTGGTCGTACAAGTCGGTGAGGGGGTAACCGATTTTAAAGAAGGAGATCGTGTCGTTTACCACGGAGACTTTACGAAAAAAGGCGGATATGCAGAATTCGCCACCATCACAGCACACACGGCTTCACGCATCCCTGACAATGTTTCCTTCGAGGATGCTGCAGCCCTTCCGACTGCGGGTTATACAGCTTACCAGGCCATTCACCGTAAATTGCCCCTCGACAACATCGAGACGATTTTGATTCACGGCGGTGCCGGTGGAGTAGGCGGGTTTGGTGTACAGCTTGCGAAGCTTGCAGGGAAGACCGTCATATCGACTGCGTCCCGTCATAATCATGACTATGTGAAATCACTTGGAGCAGACTATTGTGTCGACTACAGGGAAGAAGATGTCACGGCGAAGATAATGGAAATCACGGATGGCCGAGGTGTGGACGCCGTCGTGGATGCGGTCAGCAGACAGAGTGCGACGGACTCCCTGGATGCCCTAGCCTATATGGGTCACATGGTGTACATCGCCGGTGCCCCTGATTTCACCAAAATCAAATCATTCACAAAAGTCGTTTCCTATCATGAAATCGCCCTTGCTGCAGCGCATCAAACGGAAGATTTCAAAGCCCAAAAGGACTTTGCGGTTATCGGTGATGAGATGCTTTACCTGTTGGAACAAGGGAAGCTGGATGCCATGCTGAAGGAGACGGTGACACTTGAAGAAGTGCCGGAAGCCCTCGGCCGTTTATCCGAGCGCCATGTGAAAGGCAAGATTGTAGCGAAACTAAAATAA
- a CDS encoding sugar phosphate isomerase/epimerase family protein, with the protein MKEIPVALQMYTLRNEAEKDYIGTLQKVADLGYEGVELAGYGGLSVKELKGLLDKLNLRAVSSHISLSELRTNADQVIEDQLELGSTYIVCPYLPPEERTEEDYFRLIDDLNTIGAKCFEAGITLCYHHHDFELMTLSNGKTALETILAETNPHMVKAEFDIYWLTYAGEKPVEWLKRYQGRTPLVHLKDMTTDGERFFAELGSGGVDLEPILEFGMHSDVDWWIVEQDDSKIPPIDSVRKSLEYLRHNQV; encoded by the coding sequence ATGAAAGAAATCCCTGTTGCCCTCCAAATGTATACATTGCGAAACGAGGCGGAAAAGGATTACATCGGTACTTTGCAAAAAGTGGCCGATTTAGGGTATGAAGGGGTAGAACTTGCCGGTTATGGCGGTTTATCCGTCAAGGAGCTGAAAGGTTTATTGGACAAGCTGAATCTTCGTGCCGTCTCCAGTCATATTTCTTTATCCGAACTAAGGACCAATGCGGATCAGGTGATCGAGGATCAGCTTGAGCTGGGCAGTACCTACATCGTGTGCCCATATTTACCCCCTGAAGAACGAACAGAGGAAGATTATTTCCGATTGATCGATGACCTGAACACCATTGGTGCAAAATGCTTTGAAGCGGGTATCACCCTCTGCTATCATCACCATGACTTCGAGTTAATGACTCTTTCCAACGGGAAAACGGCTCTCGAAACGATTCTGGCTGAAACGAATCCCCATATGGTCAAAGCTGAATTTGATATCTATTGGCTGACCTACGCAGGGGAAAAACCTGTTGAGTGGCTGAAGCGTTATCAGGGCCGGACTCCACTTGTCCATTTAAAAGATATGACAACGGATGGCGAACGATTTTTCGCAGAACTTGGATCGGGTGGAGTGGATTTGGAACCTATCCTGGAATTCGGTATGCACAGCGATGTGGACTGGTGGATCGTCGAACAGGACGACTCCAAGATCCCGCCCATCGACAGCGTTCGAAAAAGTCTTGAGTATTTACGGCATAATCAAGTTTAA
- a CDS encoding MarR family winged helix-turn-helix transcriptional regulator, with protein sequence MSRDESIGLYTSHTVKNIIRFLTLHLKDFDVTPEQWTVLKRLAEKDGISQKQLAMRSEKDQPTLTRILDILERKKLIYKEKNSEDRRSFLIFITEKGVTAKDELSPFIENLYEDTILKGISEEELEVYKSVLSQINANMTKG encoded by the coding sequence ATGTCCCGAGATGAATCCATTGGCTTATATACGAGCCACACAGTCAAAAATATCATTCGATTCCTCACCCTCCATCTGAAAGATTTCGATGTGACACCTGAACAGTGGACGGTTTTGAAGAGACTCGCCGAGAAGGATGGAATCAGTCAAAAACAGCTTGCCATGAGGTCTGAAAAAGACCAGCCGACCCTGACTAGAATCCTGGATATATTAGAAAGAAAAAAGCTGATCTACAAAGAAAAGAATTCCGAAGATAGAAGATCATTCCTTATTTTCATCACTGAGAAAGGAGTGACGGCAAAGGACGAGCTGTCCCCTTTCATTGAAAATTTGTATGAAGACACGATTCTTAAAGGGATTTCAGAAGAGGAATTAGAAGTATATAAGAGCGTTCTTTCTCAAATCAACGCGAACATGACCAAAGGATAG
- a CDS encoding MFS transporter gives MIVEHSTKQNIWTRPFFMALLNNFFLFLVFYSLLTILPLYVLDELHGTEGQAGLATTVFLLSAIIVRPFSGKIIELLGKKKTLILSVFMFGISSFIYFWVNDFYFLMGLRFFHGIWFSIGSTVMVAIAADMIPANRKGEGLGYFAMSMNLAVVVGPFLSLALLQWIPYTTLFMGLAWIIVIGFLCSFGIQVTENDVVEQVASRRLTLKDLIEVKAIPIALVGFLTSFAYSGIMSFISVYAKSIGLFESVSLFFVVFAAAMLLSRPYTGRLFDRSGPNAVIYPSLIIFAFGLILLSFTHSVVFLLVSGALIGLGYGALLPSFQTMSIQAAPKRRTGHATATFFIFYDLGIAVGSFMLGLVSSQLGFSALYIICSGVVLVTVAAYKIVTKRRTMAVHQEEALEL, from the coding sequence ATGATAGTGGAGCACTCAACAAAACAAAACATCTGGACACGGCCATTTTTTATGGCGTTATTGAATAATTTTTTTCTCTTTTTGGTTTTTTACTCACTGTTGACCATCCTGCCTCTGTATGTACTAGATGAGTTGCACGGAACGGAAGGTCAGGCAGGACTTGCTACAACGGTCTTCTTACTATCGGCGATCATTGTGCGTCCCTTTTCGGGAAAAATCATTGAGCTGTTGGGAAAGAAAAAGACGCTCATCCTCAGTGTATTCATGTTCGGGATTTCCTCATTCATTTACTTTTGGGTAAATGATTTTTATTTTTTGATGGGGCTCCGTTTTTTCCATGGAATCTGGTTTAGTATCGGTTCAACGGTCATGGTGGCGATTGCGGCAGACATGATCCCGGCAAACAGGAAGGGGGAGGGACTTGGTTACTTTGCCATGTCGATGAACCTGGCCGTTGTGGTCGGGCCGTTTCTTTCCCTGGCGCTACTGCAATGGATCCCGTATACGACATTGTTTATGGGTCTTGCATGGATCATTGTCATTGGCTTTCTTTGCTCATTTGGCATTCAGGTGACAGAGAACGATGTGGTGGAACAGGTAGCGAGCAGACGCCTGACCCTTAAGGATTTAATAGAAGTGAAGGCGATCCCGATTGCATTGGTAGGGTTCCTGACCTCATTTGCTTATTCCGGGATCATGTCGTTTATCTCCGTTTATGCGAAGTCTATCGGATTATTCGAATCCGTCAGTTTATTCTTCGTCGTATTTGCAGCGGCCATGCTTCTGTCGCGGCCATATACAGGGCGACTATTTGATCGGTCGGGACCAAACGCGGTCATCTACCCGTCCTTGATCATTTTTGCCTTTGGACTAATTCTCTTGAGCTTCACTCATTCCGTCGTTTTCTTATTGGTGTCAGGAGCGCTGATCGGTCTCGGGTATGGTGCCTTGCTTCCAAGCTTCCAGACCATGTCGATACAGGCGGCACCGAAGAGGAGAACAGGGCATGCGACGGCTACGTTCTTCATTTTTTATGACCTTGGTATTGCGGTAGGGTCGTTTATGCTGGGGCTTGTTTCATCGCAGCTCGGTTTTTCGGCTTTATATATCATCTGCAGTGGAGTGGTGTTGGTTACAGTCGCGGCATATAAAATCGTGACCAAACGAAGAACAATGGCTGTACATCAAGAGGAAGCATTGGAGTTATAA